One part of the Microbacterium aurugineum genome encodes these proteins:
- a CDS encoding NIPSNAP family protein — translation MITCVVTYTIDPKKIDAFESFGRAWIELVGRHGGVHHGYFLPSEGASDEALALFTFPSFADYEVYRARFGVDPEFIEADRIRDESGCVLRYERTFMRPLLPSDL, via the coding sequence ATGATCACGTGTGTCGTGACGTACACGATCGATCCGAAGAAGATCGACGCCTTCGAGTCGTTCGGGCGCGCATGGATCGAGCTCGTGGGACGCCACGGGGGTGTCCACCACGGCTACTTCCTCCCGTCCGAGGGAGCGAGCGACGAGGCCCTCGCCCTGTTCACCTTCCCCTCCTTCGCCGACTACGAGGTGTACCGGGCGAGGTTCGGGGTCGATCCGGAGTTCATCGAAGCCGACCGCATCCGGGATGAGAGCGGCTGCGTGCTGCGCTACGAGCGCACGTTCATGCGCCCCCTGCTGCCCTCCGACCTCTGA
- a CDS encoding winged helix-turn-helix transcriptional regulator — MREKTERIVREWTESCDAEVSIAVLGGAWKPSILTLLGEHEVLRFGELGRLLQDPTPRVLTRQLRELEADGLITRTVYRQVPPKVEYRLSELGASAGQLLTELTRWGTLYAGRQRTAVDA, encoded by the coding sequence GTGAGAGAGAAGACGGAACGGATCGTCCGCGAGTGGACCGAATCGTGCGACGCCGAAGTGTCTATCGCGGTGCTCGGGGGCGCCTGGAAGCCCAGCATCCTCACCCTCCTCGGCGAACATGAGGTGCTTCGCTTCGGCGAGCTCGGACGGCTGCTGCAGGATCCGACCCCGCGCGTGCTCACGCGTCAACTGCGCGAGCTCGAGGCCGACGGCCTCATCACCCGGACCGTCTACCGCCAGGTGCCACCGAAGGTCGAATATCGACTGAGCGAGCTGGGTGCGAGCGCCGGGCAGCTGCTGACCGAGCTCACCCGCTGGGGGACGCTCTACGCAGGACGACAGCGCACGGCGGTGGACGCATGA
- the soxR gene encoding redox-sensitive transcriptional activator SoxR — translation MSLEPDDLLAIGEVVRRTGVPATSLHFYEQLGLISSTRTAGNQRRYRRHMLRRISLIVVAKRLGIPLTDVHEVFQSLPADESPSQRDWQRVARLWREQLDIRRTQLEHLRREITGCIGCGCLSLKACRLLNPEDALADDGPGPRRI, via the coding sequence ATGTCTTTGGAACCCGACGATCTGCTCGCCATCGGCGAGGTCGTCCGGCGCACCGGCGTCCCGGCGACATCCCTGCACTTCTACGAGCAACTGGGGCTGATCTCGTCGACCCGGACCGCAGGGAATCAACGCCGATACCGGCGGCACATGCTGCGGCGGATCTCGTTGATCGTGGTCGCGAAACGCCTCGGCATCCCCCTCACCGATGTGCACGAGGTCTTCCAGAGCCTGCCTGCCGATGAGTCGCCCTCTCAGCGGGACTGGCAGCGGGTCGCAAGGCTGTGGCGTGAGCAGCTCGACATCCGTCGCACCCAGCTCGAGCACCTCCGTCGCGAGATCACCGGCTGCATCGGCTGCGGGTGCCTGTCGCTCAAGGCCTGCCGGTTGCTGAACCCCGAGGATGCGCTCGCCGACGACGGTCCGGGCCCGCGCCGGATCTGA